One Phaeodactylum tricornutum CCAP 1055/1 chromosome 28, whole genome shotgun sequence DNA window includes the following coding sequences:
- a CDS encoding predicted protein — translation MSTTENDGPKAARDSPRGRTTIKLVIGLLLLGFVAFVILDSLTNRYVRDGIDSFLDWIEENSVEGIFLFVLVYFAATILFIPGSILTLGAGFVFASSFGLGLGLVIGVFAVFLGASLGATASFFIGRYLLRDQATKLTKKYAVFEALDVALQENGLKILVLLRLSPIVPFNAINYICGVTAVSIRDYILALFAILPGTTLYVFLGASAGSLSDSASSGDDSTVTITVVVLGIVLGFIAIWISARYARKELNRVLEQRRAESEQSEETAESNIEQGVVNHPRDRDLDCSECEQVGDVGPVELSIK, via the exons ATGAGTACTACCGAGAATGATGGACCAAAAGCAGCTCGCGACTCTCCTCGAGGGCGAACAACAATAAAACTTGTTATTGGTCTTTTGTTACTTGGCTTTGTTGCCTTTGTCATCCTTGATTCACTAACAAACAGATACGTGCGTGACGGAATCGATTCATTCCTCGACTGGATTGAGGAGAATTCCGTTGAAGGAATCTTCCTTTTTGTGCTCG TTTACTTCGCTGCAACAATTTTGTTTATTCCCGGCTCAATTTTAACGCTTGGTGCTGGTTTCGTTTTCGCATCCTCCTTTGGCCTTGGACTGGGACTTGTTATTGGAGTGTTTGCTGTTTTTCTTGGAGCAAGCTTGGGCGCCACTGCATCTTTCTTTATTGGACGTTACTTGCTCCGGGACCAAGCAACAAAGCTGACGAAGAAGTACGCAGTTTTCGAGGCCTTGGACGTCGCTCTTCAAGAAAACGGCTTGAAGATTTTGGTCCTGCTTAGATTGTCTCCAATTGTTCCTTTCAATGCTATCAACTACATATGCGGTGTAACGGCTGTATCAATTCGCGATTACATCCTGGCACTGTTTGCTATTTTACCTGGTACAACCTTGTACGTGTTTCTCGGCGCTTCAGCTGGAAGTCTTAGTGATAGTGCTTCAAGTGGCGACGACTCTACTGTTACAATCACTGTAGTAGTCCTCGGAATTGTCTTGGGTTTTATTGCCATTTGGATTTCAGCACGTTACGCGAGAAAGGAACTGAACAGGGTTCTTGAACAAAGACGTGCAGAATCTGAGCAGTCCGAGGAAACAGCTGAGAGTAATATTGAACAAGGTGTGGTGAATCATCCTCGAGATAGAGATTTGGACTGTTCTGAGTGTGAACAAGTTGGGGATGTCGGACCAGTGGAACTGTCGATCAAATGA
- a CDS encoding predicted protein, with translation MWNLVLLLSLVPTPHAWVPTRSNTRRIALSTKIMALPMDDLAKTGDEQNPCWEDLYDDDCVMSNAAAANFVASKWIKGLPCGQGLEDCDMPEDLTLPETRPEAGVDHVDVMEFLGLHRAEGINNDKNRGSFLQP, from the exons ATGTGGAATCTCGTTTTATTACTCTCCTTGGTACCGACTCCTCATGCGTGGGTACCAACCCGCTCAAACACGCGTCGGATCGCGTTGTCGACAAAGATCATGGCCCTACCGATGGACGATCTCGCTAAAACCGGCGACGAGCAGAACCCATGCTGGGAAGATCTTTATGATGACGACTGTGTAATGAGCAACGCCGCAGCCGCCAATTTTGTTGCGAGTAAATGGATCAAAGGATTGCCTTGTGGGCAGGGACTTGAG GACTGCGATATGCCTGAAGATCTAACGTTACCCGAGACAAGACCTGAAGCTGGCGTTGACCATGTTGATGTCATGGAGTTTCTTGGTCTACATAGGGCAGAAGGGATCAACAATGATAAAAATAGAGGCTCTTTTTTGCAGCCGTGA
- a CDS encoding predicted protein, with the protein FDKAGFRNRLEATVTACREMGKSSLWMQVPMSRASLIEDMNEFGLRFHHVNGDDVILNVWLKDSESKIPEFATHNVGVGAVVVNSRNEILCVRELRNNYMKWKTPTGLSDLGEQIDDAACREVLEETGIQTRFHSLLGFRQTHGLAHGRSDLFFVCRLDPLEEFDCKGDLLIPTPVPQTDEIQSVEWVPLEEY; encoded by the coding sequence TTTGACAAGGCTGGCTTTCGCAATCGTCTTGAGGCAACGGTCACTGCTTGTCGGGAAATGGGAAAGTCAAGCTTATGGATGCAGGTTCCTATGTCTCGGGCTTCACTCATTGAGGATATGAACGAATTTGGACTGAGATTCCACCATGTTAATGGCGATGATGTCATTCTTAACGTTTGGTTAAAGGATAGTGAATCCAAGATACCAGAGTTTGCTACGCACAATGTAGGAGTTGGAGCAGTTGTCGTGAACTCGAGGAACGAGATCCTTTGTGTGAGAGAGCTGCGAAATAATTACATGAAATGGAAAACGCCTACAGGGCTCTCCGATCTCGGCGAGCAAATCGATGACGCCGCCTGTCGTGAAGTCTTGGAGGAAACTGGAATTCAAACGAGATTTCACAGTTTGCTAGGTTTTCGTCAAACGCACGGACTAGCGCACGGCCGCTCTGAtcttttctttgtttgtCGTCTTGATCCGCTTGAAGAATTTGATTGCAAGGGTGACCTCCTGATACCGACACCAGTGCCGCAGACCGACGAGATTCAGTCAGTAGAGTGGGTCCCGCTCGAGGAATAT
- a CDS encoding predicted protein, giving the protein MAPVEEKKETFDVRGGIRFGAGVAYTDEYGGPTPSAESDDYVAELPTEEEERAMILGQEELMDEGRALHHPSTMSALRKQGEAGENEDPFTNHESGSGLVNTRISDRESSYQSRRNNRLILEDGVSFKDAMKQANIEKERDELVREVQKSLKENDDLTRQELGETASTRRRKRRWDTSGSEDNEAPTTVAPDTAM; this is encoded by the exons ATGGCCCCCgtcgaagaaaagaaggagacGTTCGATGTTCGCGGCGGAATCCGTTTCGGAGCAGGCGTAGCTTACACGGACGAGTACGGGGGTCCGACGCCATCCGCGGAGAGCGACGATTACGTTGCCGAGCTTCCcacagaggaagaagagcgaGCCATGATTCTTGGGCAGGAAGAATTGATGGATGAAGGGAGAGCCCTTCATCACCCCAGTACCATGTCGGCGCTCCGTAAACAG GGAGAAGCGGGCGAAAACGAAGACCCATTCACCAATCACGAATCGGGATCTGGGTTAGTGAACACCAGAATTTCGGATCGCGAATCGTCGTACCAATCGCGGAGAAACAATCGCTTGATTCTAGAAGATGGTGTTTCGTTTAAGGACGCCATGAAGCAAGCAAATATCGAAAAGGAACGCGACGAGCTTGTTCGGGAGGTTCAAAAAAGTCTAAAAGAAAACGACGACCTAACGCGTCAGGAGCTTGGGGAGACGGCTTCGACACGGCGTCGAAAGCGAAGATGGGACACTAGTGGTTCGGAGGATAACGAAGCTCCAACAACAGTTGCACCGGACACGGCGATG